In the Brachionichthys hirsutus isolate HB-005 chromosome 13, CSIRO-AGI_Bhir_v1, whole genome shotgun sequence genome, TACGAATTTAGTCTagtcaaaatgtaaataatttatCACTACATTTGCGTACATTTCATATTTGTAAATCACACAGAGACAATGGATTAAAAGTGGGATGGTCATATACATAGATAACAAGCTAACTGCTAACACTAACAAGTAGTGAACATGCTGTGGATCATTTTAGCTAATAAATgattatttcaaaaataaattaagtcaAAGTGTTTTCCTGAAGAGGGGGCTAAATGGTCCTGTGTGGACTGCAAATTGGATGATAAACCGCAATAGAAATACATTAGCATACCACTGACTTGTCCCGTAACCGCCTGTGTACAATGGACCAGTTATGTGTATGGTAATGCAGGTAGCTAAATGCTACAAGCTAACACCGTAGCTGGTAAACATGCCGTCACCAATCCCCAAGTCAACATCTACGGCGTTTCTGAAGAAAGACGGTTTCTGAACAAAGTGCTAGGTAGCAACTGCGTTAGCTTAGCCACAAACAATAGAAACCTGTCAGTCAAATCATAGAGAAGATACTGAATCAAAGTAAATGATGCAACACGCAGCTAACATGCTACGATAGCTTCTCTGATCTATTTGAATTGATTTTATGACCGGGCCTTAGCAACATTTAGCATTTGAATCTTTAAATGGAGTAAATCGAGCCGTGACCGCGCCAACGGTATTTATTCTCATCCTCCAATCACAACGAGTTAAAGATGGCGGCAGGTCACGTGACCAGCCTTTCAGCGACGGGGATCACGTTAACGCGGTCAGAATACAAAAGCAGCTGGTTTGGTTTGAACTGTCGGCGCTCGAGGGTTCAGGAGGACGACGCGTTACGACCCGTCGTCACGGCGATGAGCCTCGGAACCGCACTcgtattttttgctttttaaagtgGACATTTCTGTCTTCCCTTTACAAAGAATGgctgaatattctttttttaattggcaGCAGGATGGTCACCTTGTGTTTTAtgaagtgggcggggctttgCTGCTCACTCATCCCTCGCCGCCTCTTTCCACAACTTCTCTCCTCTCACACCGTCACCTCGTTCTTANNNNNNNNNNNNNNNNNNNNNNNNNNNNNNNNNNNNNNNNNNNNNNNNNNNNNNNNNNNNNNNNNNNNNNNNNNNNNNNNNNNNNNNNNNNNNNNNNNNNTTTGACTGCATGTATCATAGTCATAAGTGAATTGGCCTGCTCTGCTGCACCCTCCTTTTTATCTGTCCTTTTAAAATCAGgactttttacatttcagtgttCCCAAAGCctgaacagaaacacagaaggttatttatttatttatttagcgtGTACAGTGGAGACAGGAGGGCGTTCATCATGAACTCGTTATAACACTATGAGTACAACGCTAATTTGCATCCTCATCAATAAAGAGTGAAATCAGTTTTTATTGCTACACGTCACGTATCTTGATTTCTGGCTGTAATTCAAACTTTTTGACACAAAAAATCACTTTAAATAATGTTTATAACTTAGGAATGCGATGAATATCAAAACAAACAGGGCTTTCATTGATGCATCAAATGAACAGttgttttttacaaaacaataaataacgaaatgagtaaagaaaatgaatattcTTTCAGTCAATATTCAACATGCGGGACGGTTAACAAACATAAACGCCTCCTtagatcaacaacaacaaaaatctctTCCTCGTCACGTTTAAACCAACTTAATTCTTCAATTCTTATCCTCCAGAGAGTTGAGAAGTGAATGCTGTCCTCCTACTGGTCAGTTTCTGAACCTATAGGAGATCGGCAGCAGCTTGTGCGTCTTCTTCATGGTCTGGACCTTGGCATGCATCGGTTCGTCCATCGTCTTGTAGCACCGCCGGGCGTAGTCCAACAGCTTCTCCTTCGACGCCTCGAACTCTCCGACCTCGGCGACCTGCGGGACATCGATCAGACgggctagctgacaggctaagggtcggtctcgctacagggctagctgacaggctaagggtcggtctcgctacagggctagctgacaggctaagggtcggctcgctacagggctagctgtcaggctaagggtcggtctcgctacccggctagctgacaggctaagggtcggtctcgctacagggctagctgtcaggctaagggtcggctcgctacagggctagctgtcaggctaagggtcggctcgctacagggctagctgtcaggctaagggtcggctcgctacagggctagctgtcaggctaagggtcggtctcgctacatggctagctgtcaggctaagggtcggtctcgctacagggctagctgacaggctaagGGTCCGCTCGCTACAGGGCTAGCTGTCAGGCTAAGGGTCCGCTCGCTACAGGGCTAGCTGTCATGCTAAGGGTCGGTCTCGCTACAGGGCTAGCTGTCAGGCTAAGGGTCAGCTCACTACAgggctagctgacaggctaagGGTCAGCTCACTACAGGGCTAGCTGTCAGGCTAAGGGTCGGTCTCGCTACGGGGCTAGCTGTCAGGCTAAGGGTCGGTCTCGCTACAGGGCTAGCTGTCAGGCTAAGGGTCGGTCTCGCTACAgggctagctgacaggctaagggtcggtctcgctacagggctagctgacaggctaagGGTCAGCTCACTACAgggctagctgacaggctaagGGTCGGTCTCGCTACTGGGCTAGCTGTCAGGCTAAGGGTCGGTCTTGCTACAGGGCTAACTGTCAGGCTAAGGGTCGGTCTCGCTACAgggctagctgacaggctaagGGTCGTTTtaaagaatgaataaaaaacagaagCTTGTGTAACGCATATGTTAATTAATAATGATCTATTATGACATCATGATTAACAGGCCACACCTTCTCTGGAGCCACCAGCAGCAGTTCGGCAATTGGGGAGGTGGAGGCCATGGTGTTCCGGTCCACGCCGTGGATCTGGAAGGCCCGAGACATGCTCCTCACCCGCTGGTAGGTGGACAGGATCTTCTTGTACCGGATCAGAACCCCATCCGGGTCTTTAACTGGGGACCAGGAGGAATGAAAAGATGGACGCACTGAGAAAGAGGACGGTTTCCAAAGAGACGGAGCCACTGGCCCACCTGGTAATCCAGGGGGCGGGAACTCCTCCCCCAGGCCTCAcctctctgcctctccctcccGTGGGTGATCCTGAagatcctcctcatcttcatcctcggctCTCCGCCGGCTCGCCCTCGGCCCTTCTTCTTTGAGCCCTTCTCCGACGAGGagtcgtcctcttcctcgtcctcttcgtcctcctccacGTACTCGTCCTCCGTGTAGTAGTTGTCCTCTTCCACATGGAACTCCTGCTTCACTGCAGACACGCCCACAAAGGTCGCTCATTGGTCAACTTCTGACACGGATCAGATTTCATCGGTGCGTTGCGTGTCGGTTCCACACCGGGGATGGGGGTGCTGCGGCGGCTCCGGGGTCCTGGTCCCTGCAACCGCTTCAGGGTCATTCCGGACCTGGTGGTCATGGGGGAGGGAGGAGTCGGGGAGCTGGGGGGCTGGACCTTCACGCCCCGCTGGGCGTCGCCACACCAGTCTGCCGTTGTGGGTTGAGACAAAAAGAACTCGGAGGGTTAACCACGGGCGCCTGACCCGGTACCAGAACCGGGCGGTTCCGGCGCGCCTCACCCTCCGGACCCCTCATGTTGACGATGAACCGGTCCAGCTGGCAGCGCAGGAAGttgcgctcctcctccagctcctcgatACGCTTCTGCAGCCAGCCGTTCTTCTCCAGGGTCACGTACAGGTGAGCCCGCAGGTTGGACACCAGGATGAAGGGGCTgtagtgaggatgaggaggctcCTGCACCACGGGctctgaggagagaggaggagagaggagcggcGCTCCTTGAAACGTGATGGTTCACGGCGAGGAACATCGATCCGGACCGGGCGTGGCTGACCCTGGTCCAGGTGATACGCCGGCGGCCTCTCGGCGCTCTCCTCCAGGGGGAAGGACACCTCATAGGCATCCAGGTACAAGCcgcctccccctgctgctcctgctgaaGTCTGGGGCATGTAGTTCTCTGACGGACACAGGTGACCTCGTTACACACTGCACTAACCACAGCGCCAGGgtaaacacacacctgtgtgacATGGAGCTTCATGATTGATCTTCCAAGTCATGCGGAGGGCCAGatgcatcgccacagaccccgcccacccgggcctcaaactgtttgtcccgcccacagaccccgcccacccgggcctcaaactgtttgtcccgcccacagaccccgcccacccgggcctcaaactgtttgtcccgcccacagaccccgcccacccgggcctcaaactgtttgtcccgcccacagaccccgcccacccgggccTCAAACTGTTCGTCCCGCCCACcgaccccgcccacccgggcctcaaactgtttgtcccacccacagaccccgcccacccgggccTCAAACTGCTTGTCCCGCCCCCACCAGGGggcgctctgggcctgtcccactattactgtttctttaagagagagaatttggtttttgtctttgatCATGTCCCGGTAtgtcgcataatgataataaagtatcttgaatgtGGGCGTGTCTTACAGAAACAGCATTCAAATATATTCCTATTATCATAGCAGCAATAATAAAAGCTGATGCGCATGCAACGGGCCCAGAACCGGGCCCAGAAACGGGTCCAGAACCGGGTCCAGAACAGGGCCCAGAAACGGGTCCAGAACCGGGCCCAAAAACGGGCCCAGAAACGGGTCCAGAACAGGGCCCAGAAACGGGTCCAGAACAGGGCCCAGAAACGGGTCCAGAACAGGGCCCAGAACAGGGCCCAGAAACGGGTCCAGAACCGGGCCCAGAGTCTCAACCACAGACCCGCTTTCTTGTGTCCTGCATTCGGGGGTATGAGAGGACTATTTACCCAGAATCCCCGGCGGACCTTCGGgaacctgcacaggtgagcaGGGTCCAGCCCAGCGGCACCGTTAGCTCCTGCAGCTAATCAATCACTTACGGTATCGGAGCATTGATCAGCCTATTAATAGTAATGCCAGCTTTACACGCAGGAAGCGGTGACGTCATCAAGTTACCTGGCGGGCTGGTGTCGTCTCTGCTCGGGGGGTCCATGGCTGCGGCcgccggtcccggtcccggtccacGCGTGTTCAGTTATACTTCAGTAACGACCCACGCCGCTGCCGCGCGCACCCGCAATTACTTGATTATAAGTGGACTCAACAGGTGCACGCGTGTGACGCGCCCGCACATGCGCACAACGCCGCTCCACGGTTCCGTTAACGCGCCTGTTCGCAATTATCCGGTTTACTTTATAATAAAATCAGAATCAAATAATAAAGGTCTTAAAATGTGACGCAAACAGAAACACGACGCGGAATCTGACGTCATGAAAGGACTGGGCTGGGATCCGGATCGGGTGGGTCCAGAACCAGAAGCAAGCACCGCGACAGGATGCTATTTGGTTCGGTCTCACCCGGACAAGGGCTTACGTCACAAGAGGGCGGGGCGCAGGTGCTCGGAAACCCGAAGGAGCTGCGGGGCGGGCCGAGGCTGCGGTGAAACCCGGAAGCAGTAATACGTCACAAGAGGGCGGGGCTGCGGTGAAACGCGgaagcaaagaaaaacacttgAGAAAGTTGAAGAAGTTTCGGTTCGTTGTTTGCTGCATCAAAGGAGGAGGCGGTCCAATTAAAGAGGTTCTGTTCAGAGGAGCCGCTTCCGGTACCGTCTCAcctgtccgggggggggggggggcgagttcTGCAAGACGTACGTTAAATTTAAATTCCGTTTCAGGTCTattcaagtttttattttttcaacttTTCAGGCTTCGGGAGGTGGAAAGTATTTCTACTGCAGTAACACACTGAAGTACACGACCGAGGTACTTCTACTTGACACAATGCTTCTTAAAGACTTTTAACTGCCTTTGTGTTACCATCGTCATGGTAACGTAGCAGGAAACGCTTCAGCTTCCCTCAGAACTAAAGGAGGCGCCGGGCCGGGTCGATGAGGAGTGaaggctaacgctaacgctaacggctggttctgcttcctgtcccaCAGACCATGGTCCGGTGTGCCGGTTTCTCCCACTGCAAGCTGGCGCTGGTCTTCGCGGTTCTGATGGACCTCCTGGGTGGAACCGCGCTGCTCATGGGCGTCTTCGCCCCGCTGGAGATCAGGGGGCGGGACTTCGGGGATTTGCTGGTCTATACCGGTAAGAAGCCGCTGAACATGGGACGGGTGGAACCGTGAGGtcacctgaccccccccccgtgcaggagccctgctggttctggcgtctctggccGGGTGGGTTCTGTGGTACAGCGGAAACATCGACGGCCTGACGGCCAAGAAGGAGCTGGGACGCGTCGGCGGCGCCGTCGACCTCCTGGCCCGGACGCTCAGCCGCAAGTTCCACGCCTACCGGAACCAGCGGTGATTACatttcaataaagtttttatacACATTAAAAAGGTCTTATTAATTCACAACTCAGGTgaaattgattttaaatgacCTCTGGTATCACCTGTGGAGGCGTGGCCAAAAGGAGGCGTGTAGGAGGTGCAGCTCCGCCCATACGGacgcagttaaatcctgcatgaaggatttatttattgtctcgttttccttttataatcacacacgtttttatttcatttgttttacatcTTTGGAgcattttgtccctcctggctctccgTCCTACGTTTTTtgccctgcttcctgcttcctgcttcctgcttcctgcttcctcccccCAGCACTTTGCCTGAACACGCTGGGAAGAGCAGTCGACGTTCCCTGAGATGCTGACGTTCTtctttttgtataaatccaggcGTGAAATTATTCGTTTGTTTCCTTGTGATCCTGACGATGAGCTTAATGCTAGTCAGCTAGCGCGGTTAGCGCGGTTAGCGCGGTCTGTCCGACGGCAgcgaggaccctgaacgcagcacgctgacaataaaacatttctattGTTGATTTAATTCTAGCTTCCGGGTCGTCTGTTCAGGGAGAATAAATGTGTGCCTGAGCTGAACCAGCAGTTTCAATAAACATACTATCTCTGGTACTATGGTACAAGTACTATCTGTACTTGTGTGTAGTAGCTTCTCAAATATATGAACATTAACACACGTGTgatttattgtgtgtctggaGCAGCTTGGGCTCGCCGGAGACGCTCCGGAGAACCGCAGGACGAGGCGGCGTTCCCGCTCAGCTGCGGCTACGGAAGCCATGAGATAATGACCCACGGAACCAACGGACCAATCACAGGCCTTTATTCAAAACAAGAGGCAACACGAGCAGCTTTTACCTTTTTAAAACCCCGATGAGACCCCATCAGGGATCTCAAGACCGTCCCGAAGTCCAAACGGCACCAAAGAGGTCACGGTTCTGAACAACGGTGCCTGCAGCTCCAGAACCTCCGTTCATCTCCTCATGCTGCCGCGTCTTTAACGGCGTTCCGGAGCAACGGTAGCATCTTTAACGGCGTTCCGGAGCAACGGGGAGCATCTAACGGCGTTCCGGAGCGACGGGGAGCGTCTTTAACGGCGTTCCGGAGCAACGGGGAGCATCTAACGGCGTTCCGGAGCAACGGGGAGCGTCTAACGGCGTTCCGGAGCAACGGGGAGCATCTAACGGCGTTCCGGAGCAACGGGGAGCGTCTAACGGCGTTCCGGAGCGACGGGGAGCGTCTTTAACGGCGTTCCGGAGCAACGGGGAGCGTCTTTAACGGCGTTCCGGAGCAACGGGGAGCATCTAACGGCGTTCCGGAGCAACGGGGAGCGTCTTTAACGGCGTTCCGGAGCAACGGGGAGCATCTAACGGCGTTCCGGAGCAACGGGGAGCGTCTTTAACGGCGTTCCGGAGCAACGGGGAGCATCTAACGGCGTTCCGGAGCAACGGGGAGCATCTAACGGCGTTCCGGAGCAACGGGGAGCGTCTAACGGCGTTCCGGAGCAACGGGGAGCGTCTTTAACGGCGTTCCGGAGCAACGGGGAGCGTCTTTAACGGCGTTCCGGAGCAACGGGGAGCATCTAACGGCGTTCCGGAGCAACGGGGAGCGTCTAACGGCGTTCCGGAGCAACGGGGAGCGTCTTTAACGGCGTTCCGGAGCAACGGGGAGCGTCTTTAACGGCGTTCCGGAGCAACGGGGAGCATCTAACGGCGTTCCGGAGCAACGGGGAGCATCTAACGGCGTTCCGGAGCAACGGGGAGCGTCTTTAACGGCGTTCCGGAGCAACGGGGAGCGTCTTTAACGGCGTTCCGGAGCAACGGGGAGCATCTAACGGCGTTCCGGAGCAACGGGGAGCGTCTTTAACGGCGTTCCGGAGCAACGGGGAGCGGGGTCATGGTGGGGGGGTCAGCGGCTGAACCAGACACGCCCACAGAACCCGCGTCTCTCCTGGCCTCGGGACGGTTCCACCAAACATTCCGCGGGCCGGTTTCCTGAGACCAGGATCCAGAGCGAGGCCCGGTTCAGGGACGCGAACACAAAACCTCGCCGACAGAAGAAACCCTGAAGAAGTGAACCAATCACGATGGGCTGGACcaaaagcagccaatcagcaggctCACACAGACGGCTTGGATTCAAACTACAAACCAAACGACCCCTTCTTGAACTTAAATATATTAAagctataccccccccccccccccctcagtcccCCGTGGAGTCGCTGTCCTCGTCTAGATAGTCTTCGTCGACGGGCGAGCTGCCGCTctgggccccgccccccccactcGTCTTCGTCGTACTCGATGCTGTCGTTGTCGTCCGGCCCCCCCGTCTCCTGGACGCCGGCCGGGGGGGCGTCTCCGTCCCGGCAACGGCCCCGCCAACCTCCcgttgctgcttcttcttcttcgtgcgGTAACTAACTTCCGGTTAGGTATACCGTAGAAAACAGACgacagaaatataaatgtaaataaattacaaaccaACAAGTAAACATCAAATTAGCTAATTATAACAAGTTTGGATTCAGCTCTGAATTATTTAGCTGGAGGATCTTGTTTTAAAGTATTAAAGTAGAATAATCATAAATAGATTTGTTACGCTATCTGCTAGCAGCTAGCCTCTACTTGCGGTTTAGACGGGTTCGGGTCATCCTCCTGCTCTTGGTTCACCTTCTGAAGCCGCCGTTTGAAGGAGCCTTCACTCTCATTGGATAAAAGTCACCTGACTTCAGGCTGGCAAATCAATGAGCGATCCATCCACAGGGGGGCAGTGAAGAGTCacgccttccttccttcatggCTACACTGCCCCTGGTGGCGGACGGCGGTACAGCAGTGTCCATATCGGTCTGTCACAGATTCACAACGATCCATAGAGGTCGATCGAAGGCGTTTCACCTTCAGACGCAGCGTTGACCTGAGGACAGAGGTTCCTCGATGCCCCCCTGAAGGCGCCCTAAAGGCCCCCATCCAGGCTGCCCTGCCGGCGCCTGCGAGCAGCTGCTCGTGTGAAAGGTCGACAGAGCCATCGTCCGATTTGCCCTTGAAGACCGACGATGTTCTTTGATGCATCAAGTCACGTCCAATGCAGCCATTTTTGTCTTGTTAGCATTAACAAGACAAAAATAGCGATTTTGTGCTCGTCGCTACAttctgtgcatctcctgggggctaagcccctccttccttATAACCGAGCCACACCCCTGGTTATTGATTATCAGTAATTATATCAGGTAGACCTGAAGTCATCACAAAGTAAGGGCTTTATTGTGAAAGGATCCCACTGCGAGAGGACTTTATTGTGAAAGGACTTTATTGTGAAGTGCAAAGGAGCCTCTGCAGCGGGACAGTTCACCCATGGAAGATCACGTCTACGATC is a window encoding:
- the LOC137903528 gene encoding transmembrane protein 238-like, with the translated sequence MVRCAGFSHCKLALVFAVLMDLLGGTALLMGVFAPLEIRGRDFGDLLVYTGALLVLASLAGWVLWYSGNIDGLTAKKELGRVGGAVDLLARTLSRKFHAYRNQR
- the LOC137903336 gene encoding coiled-coil domain-containing protein 106-like, which translates into the protein MHLALRMTWKINHEAPCHTENYMPQTSAGAAGGGGLYLDAYEVSFPLEESAERPPAYHLDQEPVVQEPPHPHYSPFILVSNLRAHLYVTLEKNGWLQKRIEELEEERNFLRCQLDRFIVNMRGPEGEARRNRPVQPPSSPTPPSPMTTRSGMTLKRLQGPGPRSRRSTPIPVKQEFHVEEDNYYTEDEYVEEDEEDEEEDDSSSEKGSKKKGRGRAGGEPRMKMRRIFRITHGRERQRVKDPDGVLIRYKKILSTYQRVRSMSRAFQIHGVDRNTMASTSPIAELLLVAPEKVAEVGEFEASKEKLLDYARRCYKTMDEPMHAKVQTMKKTHKLLPISYRFRN